One stretch of Roseimicrobium sp. ORNL1 DNA includes these proteins:
- a CDS encoding alpha-1,4-glucan--maltose-1-phosphate maltosyltransferase, translating into MESTVRPAHAPTCVIENFFPDLGAENYLIKRVIGEPLDVFADIFTDGHVILCAVLKWRPAGSSRWYEANMKPMENDRWTGQCSFPKAGRWEYVVEAWADEWLTWKKHFKAKYDANDPELGIEAREGARLLDGAAQRARAAGAADTAVEITQLAEMLRVLPASELIEILLGPALQSILDRHQDRSLSTISRGFRVIVERERARFSAWYEFFPRSAEGRGDKHSSFRDCLPRLDDAKDMGFNVIYFPPIHPIGVSNRKGKNNTLKAYPGDVGSPWAIGSAEGGHRAIEPALGTMEDFQWLLQEARNRGLEIALDFAINCSPDHPYVAEHPEWFYQREDGSIRYAENPPKKYQDIYPLNFHNPNWKALWRELIDVVLFWVGHGVKIFRVDNPHTKPVAFWETLIAEVQARDPEVIFLAEAFTKPRMMQALGKIGFSQSYTYFTWREEKQGLTEYATELSAGEMKHYYRGNFWPNTPDILPFPLQNAPASAFKIRAALAALLMPSWGMYSGYEFCEGKPLPGREEYLDSEKFQLAWRDWNSPNNIKGFIREVNRARNENRALQLYDNLRFHNAEHPDVIAFSKATPDWSSRTLAIININPHHGVSTMVHLDMAALGLPNDRPYQVHDVLHGNSYTWQGSSNFVHLDPNATFMHLFRIEV; encoded by the coding sequence ATGGAGTCTACTGTCCGTCCCGCTCACGCCCCCACCTGCGTCATTGAGAACTTCTTCCCCGACCTCGGGGCGGAGAACTATCTCATCAAGCGTGTCATCGGCGAGCCGCTGGACGTCTTCGCGGATATCTTCACGGACGGCCACGTCATCCTCTGCGCCGTGCTGAAGTGGCGCCCCGCTGGCAGCAGCCGCTGGTACGAGGCGAACATGAAGCCGATGGAGAATGACCGCTGGACCGGCCAGTGCAGCTTCCCCAAGGCAGGCCGCTGGGAGTATGTGGTGGAGGCCTGGGCAGACGAGTGGCTCACCTGGAAGAAGCACTTCAAGGCCAAGTACGATGCGAATGACCCCGAACTCGGCATCGAGGCCCGCGAAGGAGCCCGCCTGCTGGACGGCGCAGCGCAGCGTGCCCGTGCGGCCGGTGCCGCGGATACCGCGGTGGAAATCACCCAGCTCGCCGAGATGCTCCGCGTGCTGCCTGCCTCGGAGCTCATCGAAATCCTGCTCGGCCCCGCGCTGCAATCCATCCTGGACCGGCATCAGGACCGCAGCCTCAGCACCATCTCGCGCGGGTTCCGCGTGATTGTGGAGCGTGAGCGGGCCCGCTTCTCCGCGTGGTACGAGTTCTTCCCCCGCAGCGCCGAGGGCAGGGGAGACAAGCACAGCTCCTTCCGCGATTGCCTTCCCCGTCTCGACGACGCGAAGGACATGGGCTTTAATGTCATCTACTTCCCGCCGATTCACCCGATTGGCGTGAGCAATCGCAAGGGGAAGAACAACACGCTCAAGGCGTATCCCGGTGACGTGGGGTCCCCGTGGGCCATCGGCTCCGCAGAGGGCGGGCATCGCGCCATCGAGCCCGCCCTGGGCACCATGGAGGACTTCCAGTGGCTGCTGCAGGAGGCGCGGAATCGCGGCCTGGAAATTGCCCTCGACTTCGCCATCAACTGCTCCCCGGACCACCCGTATGTCGCGGAGCATCCGGAGTGGTTCTACCAGCGCGAGGACGGCTCCATTCGCTACGCGGAGAATCCGCCGAAGAAGTACCAGGACATCTACCCGCTGAACTTCCACAACCCGAACTGGAAGGCGCTGTGGCGTGAGCTCATCGACGTAGTGCTGTTCTGGGTGGGTCACGGCGTGAAGATTTTCCGCGTAGACAATCCGCACACCAAGCCCGTCGCCTTCTGGGAGACGCTCATCGCCGAGGTGCAGGCGCGTGACCCGGAGGTCATCTTCCTCGCAGAGGCCTTCACGAAGCCACGCATGATGCAGGCCCTCGGGAAGATTGGCTTCAGCCAGAGCTACACCTACTTCACCTGGCGCGAGGAGAAGCAGGGCCTCACCGAGTATGCCACCGAACTCAGTGCCGGTGAGATGAAGCACTACTACCGCGGGAACTTCTGGCCGAACACGCCGGACATCCTGCCCTTCCCACTGCAGAATGCGCCCGCGTCCGCCTTCAAGATTCGCGCCGCACTCGCTGCGCTGCTCATGCCGAGCTGGGGCATGTACTCGGGTTATGAATTCTGCGAGGGCAAGCCGCTGCCCGGTCGCGAGGAGTACCTGGACTCGGAGAAGTTCCAGCTCGCATGGCGTGATTGGAACTCACCCAACAACATCAAGGGCTTCATCCGCGAAGTGAACCGCGCCCGCAATGAGAACCGCGCGCTGCAGCTCTACGATAACCTGCGCTTCCACAATGCGGAGCACCCCGACGTGATTGCCTTCAGCAAGGCGACACCCGACTGGTCGAGCCGCACACTCGCCATCATCAATATCAATCCACACCATGGCGTCTCCACCATGGTGCATCTGGACATGGCCGCGCTGGGGCTGCCGAATGACCGGCCGTATCAGGTGCATGATGTGCTGCATGGCAACAGCTACACCTGGCAGGGCAGTTCCAATTTTGTGCACCTTGATCCGAATGCCACCTTCATGCATCTGTTCCGCATTGAAGTGTAA